The following proteins are co-located in the Thermus thermophilus HB8 genome:
- a CDS encoding MBL fold metallo-hydrolase yields MVKVLDLRFQGAERVIASFLLDSGEGPVLVETGPESCYPRLVEALRAEGVAPEEVRHVFVTHIHLDHAGAAWRLAELGATVYVHPRGAPHLVDPSRLLASAERIYGDQLRALWGEVRGIPEERVRPLADGEVVALGGLEVQAVETPGHASHHHAYRVGDLVFTGDVAGVRIAPGPVLPPTPPPDIHLESWYASLDRLLSLRPKALYLTHFGAYEDVEAHLQGLKGVLEAWAGWVLHRLKEGLSEEEMVRRFEAYWHEGLRGAGVDEAGMRLYALADPPFMNLQGLVRYWRKHHPEALEG; encoded by the coding sequence GTGGTGAAGGTCTTGGACCTCCGCTTCCAGGGGGCGGAGCGGGTCATCGCGAGCTTTCTCCTGGACTCCGGGGAGGGGCCCGTCCTCGTGGAGACGGGGCCGGAAAGCTGCTACCCGCGGCTTGTGGAGGCCCTGCGGGCGGAGGGGGTGGCCCCCGAGGAGGTGCGCCACGTCTTCGTGACCCACATCCACCTGGACCACGCGGGGGCGGCCTGGCGCTTGGCGGAGCTTGGGGCCACGGTCTACGTCCACCCCAGGGGCGCCCCCCACCTGGTGGACCCCTCCAGGCTCCTCGCTTCGGCGGAGAGGATCTACGGGGACCAGCTTAGGGCCCTCTGGGGCGAGGTCCGGGGGATCCCGGAGGAGAGGGTGCGCCCCCTCGCCGACGGGGAGGTGGTGGCCCTGGGCGGCCTCGAGGTCCAGGCGGTGGAGACCCCGGGGCACGCTTCCCACCACCACGCCTACCGGGTGGGGGACCTCGTCTTCACCGGGGACGTGGCCGGGGTGCGGATCGCCCCCGGGCCCGTCCTCCCGCCCACCCCGCCCCCGGACATCCACCTGGAAAGCTGGTACGCCTCCTTGGACCGCCTCCTCTCCTTAAGGCCCAAGGCCCTCTACCTCACCCACTTCGGGGCCTACGAGGACGTGGAGGCCCACCTCCAGGGGCTCAAGGGGGTCCTGGAGGCCTGGGCGGGCTGGGTGCTTCACCGCCTGAAGGAGGGGCTTTCCGAGGAGGAGATGGTCCGGCGCTTTGAGGCCTACTGGCACGAGGGCCTTAGGGGGGCCGGGGTGGACGAGGCGGGCATGCGGCTTTACGCCCTCGCCGACCCCCCCTTCATGAACCTCCAGGGCCTCGTGCGCTACTGGCGGAAGCACCACCCGGAGGCCTTGGAGGGTTAG
- a CDS encoding ATP-binding protein — MSPEALLAGLFLYLGLLFLLARLGEERGGRLFQSPWTYTLSLGVYATAWTFFGSAGWAATSGPLFLTIYLGPTLALALWPLLHLRLLRLARAHRLTSWADFLYLRYGRDPLLGAVAAGFLVLGLLPYLALQLKAIAQAFLFLSGEARPLGDVALYTALLLAFFTILFGTRRLDPTERHRGLVLAVAFEGGVKLFAMLALGLYALLGHGAEPFREAVRRGLDPLLLPPQGLEGHLAWTGLTFLALLAFLFLPRQFHVAVVENTDERHLALASWAFPLYLLLLNLPILPLALLGRLHHPEVPPDLYVLAVAREGGAALAFLAFLGGVSAATAMVVVETLALSILVSHHLLAPLLLRRQALGHLLLFRRGTVLAVLLLAYLYFRLAGEAYALVGMGLISFVAVAQLAPAGLLGLFWQGSTREGALAGLFGGILVWAYTLLLPALVRSGWLPQDLFAALPSFLHPEGLFGVRGLDPVVHGFLASLLANTGLHLLVSLRQPPSPPPSGRAGEEEALADLLERFLGPEARESLKAYARSLKGPDKAERLAERAEALLAGALGPATARLLLLSATREVPREAVEAAARESQRVRAYAQALEAARRELEAAYRRLEEMDRLKDEFLATVSHELKTPLTAVRALAEILAQEEVGEEERRRFTALLAQEAARLSRLVEEILAYTRLEARPEEPPAPVDLEALAREALALSEPLARERGLRLEARLQPLRVRTHRDRALQVLLNLLANALRHARSRVVLELRAEAGEARFRVVDDGPGVPEALREHIFAPFQSYAGGTGLGLAIARRLSEALGGRVFLEDGEGGVFVFALPLEGDHGRGADRGR; from the coding sequence ATGAGCCCGGAAGCCCTCCTCGCCGGCCTCTTCCTTTACCTGGGCCTCCTCTTCCTCCTCGCCCGCCTGGGGGAAGAGCGGGGAGGGCGCCTCTTCCAAAGCCCCTGGACCTACACCCTCTCCCTGGGGGTCTACGCCACCGCCTGGACCTTCTTCGGCAGCGCCGGCTGGGCCGCCACCTCGGGACCCCTCTTCCTCACCATCTACCTGGGGCCCACCCTGGCCCTGGCCCTCTGGCCCCTTCTCCACCTGCGCCTTCTGCGCCTGGCCCGGGCCCACCGCCTCACCTCCTGGGCCGACTTCCTCTACCTGCGCTACGGCCGGGACCCCCTCTTGGGGGCGGTGGCCGCGGGGTTTCTCGTCCTGGGCCTCCTCCCCTACCTCGCCCTCCAGCTCAAGGCCATCGCCCAGGCCTTCCTCTTCCTGAGTGGGGAGGCGCGCCCCCTGGGGGACGTGGCCCTCTACACCGCCCTCCTCCTCGCCTTCTTCACCATCCTCTTCGGCACCCGCCGCCTGGACCCCACGGAGCGGCACCGGGGCCTGGTCCTGGCCGTGGCCTTTGAGGGGGGGGTGAAGCTCTTCGCCATGCTGGCCCTGGGCCTTTACGCCCTCCTTGGGCACGGGGCCGAGCCCTTCCGCGAGGCCGTCCGCCGGGGCCTTGACCCCCTCCTCCTTCCCCCCCAGGGCCTCGAGGGCCACCTGGCCTGGACCGGCCTCACCTTCCTCGCCCTCCTCGCCTTCCTCTTCCTCCCCCGGCAGTTCCACGTGGCCGTGGTGGAAAACACGGACGAGCGCCACCTGGCCCTGGCCTCCTGGGCCTTCCCCCTCTACCTCCTCCTCCTGAACCTGCCCATCCTGCCCCTGGCCCTCCTGGGCCGCCTGCACCACCCGGAGGTGCCCCCCGACCTCTACGTCCTCGCCGTGGCCCGGGAGGGCGGCGCGGCCCTGGCCTTCCTCGCCTTTTTGGGCGGGGTCTCGGCGGCCACGGCCATGGTGGTGGTGGAGACCCTCGCCCTCTCCATCCTCGTCTCCCACCACCTCCTCGCCCCCCTCCTCCTCCGCCGCCAAGCCCTCGGGCACCTCCTCCTCTTCCGGCGGGGCACGGTCCTCGCCGTCCTCCTCCTCGCCTACCTCTACTTCCGCCTGGCGGGGGAGGCCTACGCCCTGGTGGGCATGGGGCTCATCTCCTTCGTGGCCGTGGCCCAGCTCGCCCCGGCGGGGCTTCTCGGCCTCTTCTGGCAGGGGAGCACCCGGGAAGGGGCCCTCGCGGGCCTTTTCGGGGGCATCCTGGTCTGGGCCTACACCCTCCTCCTGCCCGCCCTCGTCCGCTCCGGGTGGCTCCCCCAGGACCTCTTCGCCGCCCTTCCCTCCTTCCTCCACCCGGAGGGGCTTTTTGGGGTGCGGGGGCTTGACCCCGTGGTCCACGGCTTCCTGGCGAGCCTCCTCGCGAACACGGGGCTCCACCTCCTCGTCTCCTTGCGGCAACCCCCCTCCCCGCCGCCCTCCGGCCGGGCCGGGGAGGAGGAGGCCCTGGCCGACCTCCTGGAGAGGTTCCTGGGCCCCGAGGCCCGGGAAAGCCTAAAGGCCTACGCGAGGAGCCTCAAGGGGCCAGATAAAGCGGAGCGCCTCGCCGAGCGGGCGGAGGCCCTCCTCGCCGGGGCCCTGGGGCCCGCCACCGCCCGCCTCCTCCTCCTCTCCGCCACCCGGGAGGTCCCCAGGGAGGCGGTGGAGGCGGCGGCCCGGGAGTCGCAACGGGTGCGGGCCTATGCTCAGGCCCTGGAGGCCGCCCGGCGCGAACTGGAGGCCGCCTACCGGCGCCTTGAGGAGATGGACCGCCTGAAGGACGAGTTCCTCGCCACCGTCTCCCACGAGCTCAAGACCCCCCTCACCGCGGTGAGGGCCCTGGCGGAGATTCTGGCCCAGGAGGAGGTGGGGGAGGAGGAAAGGCGGCGCTTCACCGCCCTCCTCGCCCAGGAGGCGGCCCGCCTCTCCCGGCTCGTGGAGGAGATCCTGGCCTACACCCGCCTGGAGGCCCGCCCCGAGGAGCCCCCGGCCCCCGTGGACCTGGAGGCCCTGGCCCGGGAGGCCCTGGCCCTTTCGGAGCCCCTGGCCCGGGAGCGGGGCCTCCGCCTCGAGGCCCGGCTCCAGCCCCTCCGGGTCCGGACCCACCGGGACCGGGCCCTCCAGGTCCTCCTCAACCTCCTCGCCAACGCCCTGCGCCACGCCCGAAGCCGGGTGGTCCTGGAGCTTCGCGCGGAAGCGGGGGAGGCCCGCTTCCGCGTGGTGGACGACGGCCCCGGGGTCCCCGAGGCCCTGAGGGAACACATCTTCGCCCCCTTCCAGAGCTACGCCGGGGGGACGGGCCTGGGCCTCGCCATCGCCCGGAGGCTCTCGGAGGCCCTGGGCGGGCGGGTCTTTTTGGAAGACGGGGAAGGCGGGGTCTTCGTCTTCGCGTTACCCTTGGAGGGAGACCATGGCCGAGGTGCTGATCGTGGACGATGA
- a CDS encoding 3'-5' exonuclease, whose product MNALRFLGALLLGLLLVAGSLALGLFLLLEGNPEAQAALWEAVRARPMVPLFTGLLLLGALSLLLYPPFLGYLALTRALGQESEVLLAHPGHRLTPRGPWELRHLARLINRLAEEKERLEQRLEEEAAQAKDLVEAERERLARVLAQLPQGVVLSDERGLVLLYNPKARALLGEGLGVGKSLFGLLDRSLLLHAQSLPQAAFLVQGPKGPLRLKARALEEGFLLLLEEALPEGPSRERLHRLKDKAAGVRALVEVLERETTGEAKRLLQVAREALDEIQGLLQDLAPSPHEEVLAQDLLRLLAGRLEARLALTPGWALDPEAEGLLVQADTFALAEGLAKTLEGTEEVFLRGEAEGEGLFRLTVLLPREAPRPHPLLAEAAEATGSLWREGSRLVLLLPARKAPPEALKEAPAPRALVYDLTLLQVPPGLEDVPLDQLLYTAFDLETTGLDPEQDAVVALAGVHVLGRRVLRQEVFEALVNPGRPISPAATAVHGLTAEMLRDKPPLEAVLPAFRAFVQDTVLVAHNGAFDLAFLRRAGLDQPPLLDTLLLAQLLFPDLKDYRLEALAHRFGVPATGRHTALGDALMTAEVFVRMQPLLFERGLKRLWDVVEACRRLPLARLRY is encoded by the coding sequence ATGAACGCCCTCCGCTTCCTCGGCGCCCTCCTCCTCGGCCTCCTCCTGGTGGCGGGAAGCCTCGCCCTCGGCCTCTTCCTCCTCCTGGAGGGCAACCCCGAGGCCCAGGCCGCCCTCTGGGAAGCGGTGCGGGCCCGGCCCATGGTGCCCCTCTTCACGGGCCTCCTCCTCCTGGGGGCGCTCTCCCTCCTCCTCTACCCGCCCTTCCTGGGCTACCTGGCCCTGACCCGGGCCTTGGGGCAGGAAAGCGAGGTGCTCCTCGCCCACCCCGGGCACCGCCTCACCCCCCGGGGGCCTTGGGAGCTGCGCCACCTGGCCCGGCTCATCAACCGGCTGGCGGAGGAAAAGGAGAGGCTGGAGCAAAGGCTTGAGGAGGAGGCGGCCCAGGCCAAGGACCTGGTGGAGGCGGAGCGGGAGCGCCTCGCCCGGGTCCTGGCCCAGCTCCCCCAGGGGGTGGTGCTCTCGGACGAGCGGGGGCTCGTCCTCCTCTACAACCCCAAGGCCCGGGCCCTTCTGGGGGAGGGGCTCGGGGTGGGGAAAAGCCTCTTCGGCCTCCTGGACCGGTCCCTCCTCCTCCACGCCCAGTCCCTGCCCCAGGCCGCCTTCCTGGTCCAGGGCCCCAAGGGGCCTTTGCGCCTGAAGGCGCGGGCTTTGGAGGAGGGGTTTCTCCTTCTCCTGGAGGAGGCCCTCCCCGAGGGGCCGAGCCGGGAGCGGCTCCACCGCCTCAAGGACAAGGCGGCGGGGGTCCGGGCCCTGGTGGAGGTGCTGGAAAGGGAGACCACCGGGGAGGCGAAGCGGCTTCTCCAGGTGGCCCGGGAGGCCCTGGACGAGATCCAAGGCCTCCTCCAGGACCTCGCCCCAAGCCCCCACGAGGAGGTGCTGGCCCAAGACCTCCTCCGCCTTTTGGCGGGCCGCCTGGAGGCGCGGCTCGCCCTCACCCCCGGGTGGGCCCTGGACCCGGAGGCGGAAGGGCTTCTCGTCCAGGCGGACACCTTCGCCCTGGCGGAGGGGCTCGCCAAGACCTTGGAGGGCACGGAGGAGGTCTTCCTCCGGGGAGAGGCCGAGGGGGAGGGGCTCTTCCGGCTCACCGTCCTCCTTCCCCGGGAAGCCCCCAGGCCCCACCCCCTCCTCGCCGAGGCCGCCGAGGCCACGGGAAGCCTTTGGCGGGAGGGAAGCCGGCTCGTCCTTCTCCTCCCCGCCCGCAAAGCGCCCCCCGAGGCCTTAAAAGAAGCCCCCGCCCCCAGGGCCCTGGTCTACGACCTCACCCTCCTCCAGGTGCCGCCGGGCCTCGAGGACGTCCCCCTGGACCAGCTCCTCTACACCGCCTTTGACCTGGAAACCACGGGCCTGGACCCCGAGCAAGACGCCGTGGTGGCCCTCGCCGGGGTCCACGTCCTGGGCCGGAGGGTCCTGCGGCAGGAGGTGTTTGAGGCCCTGGTGAACCCGGGGCGCCCCATCTCCCCCGCGGCCACGGCGGTCCACGGCCTCACGGCGGAGATGCTCCGGGACAAGCCCCCCCTGGAGGCGGTCCTCCCCGCCTTCCGCGCCTTCGTCCAGGACACGGTGCTCGTGGCCCACAACGGGGCCTTTGACCTGGCCTTCCTGCGCCGGGCGGGCCTGGACCAGCCCCCCCTCCTGGACACCCTCCTCCTCGCCCAGCTCCTCTTCCCCGACCTCAAGGACTACCGCCTCGAGGCCCTGGCCCACCGCTTCGGCGTCCCCGCCACCGGGCGGCACACCGCCCTGGGCGACGCCCTGATGACGGCGGAGGTCTTCGTGAGAATGCAGCCCCTCCTCTTTGAGCGGGGGCTTAAGCGGCTATGGGACGTGGTGGAAGCCTGCCGCCGCCTCCCCTTGGCCCGGCTCAGGTACTGA
- the purD gene encoding phosphoribosylamine--glycine ligase encodes MKVLVVGSGGREHALLWKAAQSPRVKRLYAAPGNAGMEALAELVPWNGDVEALADWALAEGIDLTLVGPEAPLVEGIADAFQARGLLLFGPTQKAAMIEGSKAFAKGLMERYGIPTARYRVFREPLEALAYLEEVGVPVVVKDSGLAAGKGVTVAFDLHQAKQAVANILNRAEGGEVVVEEYLEGEEATVLALTDGETILPLLPSQDHKRLLDGDQGPMTGGMGAVAPYPMDEATLRRVEEEILGPLVRGLRAEGVVYRGVVYAGLMLTREGPKVLEFNARFGDPEAQALLPLLENDLVELALRVAEGRLAGTRLSWKEGAAACVVLAAPGYPESPRKGIPLHVPEPPEGVLVFHAGTRREGGRLVSAGGRVLNVVGLGRDLKEALERAYAYIPQVGFPGAVYRRDIGRRALARLST; translated from the coding sequence ATGAAGGTCCTCGTGGTGGGCAGCGGGGGGCGGGAGCACGCCCTCCTTTGGAAGGCGGCCCAAAGCCCAAGGGTGAAGCGGCTTTACGCCGCCCCCGGAAACGCCGGGATGGAGGCCCTGGCCGAGCTCGTCCCCTGGAACGGCGACGTGGAGGCCCTGGCGGACTGGGCCCTGGCCGAGGGCATAGACCTCACCCTGGTGGGCCCGGAGGCCCCCCTGGTGGAGGGGATCGCCGACGCCTTCCAGGCCCGGGGGCTATTGCTCTTCGGCCCCACGCAGAAGGCGGCCATGATTGAGGGCTCCAAGGCCTTCGCCAAGGGCCTGATGGAGCGCTACGGCATCCCCACGGCCCGCTACCGGGTCTTCCGGGAGCCCCTGGAGGCCCTGGCGTACCTGGAGGAGGTGGGGGTGCCCGTGGTGGTCAAGGACTCGGGGCTTGCCGCGGGAAAGGGGGTCACGGTGGCCTTTGACCTGCACCAGGCCAAGCAGGCCGTGGCCAACATCCTGAACCGGGCCGAGGGGGGGGAGGTGGTCGTAGAGGAGTACCTGGAGGGGGAGGAGGCCACGGTCCTCGCCCTCACCGACGGCGAGACGATCCTCCCCCTCCTCCCTTCCCAGGACCACAAGCGCCTTTTGGACGGGGACCAGGGCCCCATGACGGGGGGGATGGGGGCCGTGGCCCCTTACCCCATGGACGAGGCCACCCTGAGGCGGGTGGAGGAGGAGATCCTCGGGCCCCTCGTCCGGGGCCTCCGGGCGGAGGGGGTGGTCTACCGGGGGGTGGTCTACGCCGGCCTCATGCTCACCCGGGAGGGCCCCAAGGTCCTGGAGTTCAACGCCCGCTTCGGCGACCCCGAGGCCCAGGCGCTCCTGCCCCTTTTGGAGAACGACCTGGTGGAGCTCGCCCTGAGGGTGGCCGAGGGGAGGCTTGCGGGGACGAGGCTTTCCTGGAAGGAGGGGGCGGCCGCCTGCGTGGTCCTCGCCGCCCCAGGCTACCCCGAAAGCCCCAGGAAGGGGATCCCCCTCCACGTCCCCGAGCCCCCGGAGGGGGTCTTGGTCTTCCACGCGGGGACGCGGCGGGAAGGGGGGCGCCTGGTGAGCGCCGGGGGGCGGGTCTTGAACGTGGTGGGCCTGGGGAGGGACCTCAAGGAGGCCCTGGAGCGGGCCTACGCCTACATCCCCCAGGTGGGCTTCCCCGGGGCGGTGTACCGGAGGGACATCGGCCGAAGGGCCCTCGCCCGGCTCAGTACCTGA
- a CDS encoding fumarylacetoacetate hydrolase family protein, translating into MKILRFNEGRWGVLEGELVLETDGPGGNPTGRRYDLASVTLLPPATPTKIVCVGRNYREHIREMGHDFGEDLPKEPGLFLKGPNALARPGNPRDPWGTAEPVPYPFFTEELHYEGELAVVVGDRMRHVPPEKALDHVLGYTVAVDITARDVQKKDLQWVRAKSADKFLPLGPWLETDLNPQDTWVRTYVNGTLRQEGHTSQMIFSVAEILSYISTFMTLEPLDVVLTGTPEGVGALRPGDRLEVAVEGVGTLFTLIGPKEERPW; encoded by the coding sequence ATGAAGATCCTGCGCTTCAACGAGGGGAGGTGGGGGGTCCTCGAGGGCGAGCTCGTCCTGGAGACGGACGGCCCCGGGGGGAACCCCACGGGAAGGCGGTACGACCTGGCCTCCGTCACCCTGCTGCCCCCGGCCACGCCCACCAAGATCGTCTGCGTGGGGCGGAACTACCGGGAGCACATCCGGGAGATGGGGCACGACTTCGGGGAGGACCTGCCCAAGGAGCCCGGCCTCTTCCTCAAGGGGCCCAACGCCCTGGCCCGGCCCGGGAACCCCAGGGACCCTTGGGGCACCGCCGAGCCCGTCCCCTACCCCTTTTTCACCGAGGAGCTCCACTACGAGGGGGAGCTTGCCGTGGTCGTCGGGGACAGGATGCGCCATGTCCCCCCGGAGAAGGCCCTGGACCACGTCCTGGGCTACACCGTGGCCGTGGACATCACCGCCCGGGACGTGCAGAAGAAGGACCTGCAGTGGGTCCGGGCCAAGAGCGCCGACAAGTTCCTGCCCTTGGGCCCCTGGCTGGAGACGGACCTCAACCCCCAGGACACCTGGGTGCGCACCTACGTGAACGGGACGCTGCGGCAGGAAGGCCACACCTCCCAGATGATCTTCAGCGTGGCCGAGATCCTCTCCTACATCTCCACCTTCATGACCCTGGAGCCTTTGGACGTGGTCCTCACCGGGACCCCCGAGGGCGTGGGGGCCCTGAGGCCCGGGGACCGGCTGGAGGTGGCCGTGGAGGGCGTGGGAACCCTCTTCACCCTCATCGGGCCCAAGGAGGAGAGGCCGTGGTGA
- the purN gene encoding phosphoribosylglycinamide formyltransferase, giving the protein MTPFPLGRPARMAVFASGRGTNLEALLQAFPKGHPLGEVVLVVSDNPEALALERARRRGVEALALPWRGRRAFEEEALGLLAARGVDLVLLAGFMRLLSPRFVEPWYGRLLNVHPSLLPDYPGLHVHRRVLEAGERETGSTVHFVDQGMDTGPILLQGRVPVLPGDTPEALEARVLRLEHRLYPKAVRLLLRGLAFPPPPDLEARLGREAAGAFLALSPREKPLYLRAWALLRAWGQEALVGPAFLGQGGEWGRGAFLAAHLLAEPSPVLLEEVAGLPGEVRARVEEALRVESSP; this is encoded by the coding sequence GTGACGCCCTTTCCCTTGGGGCGGCCCGCCCGGATGGCCGTCTTCGCCTCCGGGAGGGGGACGAACCTCGAGGCCCTCCTCCAGGCCTTCCCCAAAGGGCACCCCTTGGGGGAGGTGGTCCTGGTGGTCTCCGACAACCCCGAGGCCCTGGCCCTGGAGCGGGCAAGGAGGCGGGGGGTAGAGGCCCTGGCCCTCCCCTGGCGGGGGCGGCGGGCCTTTGAGGAGGAGGCCTTGGGGCTTTTGGCGGCGAGGGGGGTGGACCTCGTCCTCCTCGCGGGCTTCATGCGCCTCCTCTCCCCCCGGTTCGTGGAGCCCTGGTACGGCCGCCTCCTCAACGTCCACCCCTCCCTCCTCCCCGACTACCCGGGGCTTCACGTCCACCGCCGGGTCCTGGAGGCGGGGGAGAGGGAGACGGGCTCCACCGTCCACTTCGTGGACCAGGGGATGGACACGGGGCCCATCCTCCTCCAGGGGCGGGTGCCCGTCCTTCCGGGGGACACGCCGGAGGCCTTGGAGGCCCGCGTCCTCCGCCTGGAGCATAGGCTTTACCCCAAGGCCGTCCGCCTCCTCCTCCGGGGGCTCGCCTTCCCCCCGCCCCCGGACCTCGAGGCCCGGCTTGGGCGGGAGGCGGCGGGGGCCTTCCTGGCCCTCTCCCCGCGGGAAAAGCCCCTGTACCTCAGGGCCTGGGCCCTCCTTCGCGCTTGGGGGCAGGAGGCGCTGGTGGGCCCCGCCTTCCTGGGGCAAGGGGGGGAGTGGGGGCGGGGCGCCTTCCTCGCCGCCCACCTCCTCGCCGAGCCCAGCCCCGTCCTCCTGGAGGAGGTGGCGGGGCTTCCCGGGGAGGTCCGGGCCCGGGTGGAGGAGGCGTTGCGGGTAGAATCCTCACCATGA
- a CDS encoding DUF294 nucleotidyltransferase-like domain-containing protein — protein MERPLPPPLDALPEEAARAFLARGEEVVAEEGEVLLEAQGPPATHLYLVLEGEVALEEEGEEVERLGPGSFFGYPSLLSGASPVFTVRARGKTRLLRFPKEAFEALLAYPEAARFFGRGVAERLRLRPERVLEPGLARPVGELVQRPPVFVDPTASVEEAARRMREEGISSLLVRGEPLGILTDRDLRNRVLAEGLPPSTPVGQVATRPTFTLPADTPLLEAVAAMLERRIHHLPLTRGEEVVGVVTHTDLLAHQAQSPLALLRRVERLELARYGEEVARLVAGLFQAGVPALEIGRVVAGLNDALIRRLLQEAERTLGPPPVPYAFFVFGSEGRKEQALLTDQDNALALAEEGHEAYFQALAERVVEGLVAAGIPPCPGGYMATRWRLSLARWQEVFARWMEAPEPQALLDAQIFFDLRPVGGSLSLAALERLIQEKAKAGVFLYHLAQAALAFRPPLGLFGRVRTEEGFIDLKRHALAPIVSLARVYALMAGSPARRTPERLKQGAEKGAVSLELAERLEEAYAFFFHLRLKAQLQALKEGRPPGNRVVYKALSPLERRRALEGFRAILEAQEALALRFQIRL, from the coding sequence ATGGAAAGGCCCCTTCCTCCACCCCTTGACGCCCTCCCCGAGGAGGCGGCCCGGGCCTTCCTCGCCCGGGGGGAGGAGGTCGTGGCCGAGGAGGGGGAGGTCCTCCTCGAGGCCCAAGGCCCCCCCGCGACCCACCTCTACCTGGTCCTCGAGGGGGAGGTGGCCCTGGAGGAAGAGGGCGAGGAGGTGGAGCGGCTTGGCCCCGGGAGCTTCTTCGGCTACCCCTCCCTGCTCTCCGGGGCGAGCCCCGTCTTCACCGTGCGGGCCAGGGGGAAGACCCGCCTCCTCCGCTTCCCCAAGGAGGCCTTTGAGGCCCTCCTCGCCTACCCCGAGGCGGCCCGCTTCTTTGGCCGGGGGGTGGCGGAGCGCCTCCGGCTGCGGCCGGAGAGGGTCCTGGAGCCGGGCCTCGCCCGGCCCGTGGGGGAGCTGGTGCAGCGCCCCCCCGTCTTCGTGGACCCCACCGCCTCCGTGGAGGAGGCGGCCCGGCGCATGCGGGAGGAGGGGATCTCCAGCCTCCTCGTCCGGGGGGAGCCCCTGGGCATCCTCACGGACCGGGACCTGAGGAACCGGGTCCTGGCCGAGGGGCTTCCCCCCTCCACCCCGGTGGGCCAGGTGGCCACCCGGCCCACCTTCACCCTCCCCGCCGACACCCCCCTCCTGGAGGCGGTGGCCGCCATGCTGGAGCGCCGGATCCACCACCTCCCCCTCACCCGGGGGGAGGAGGTGGTGGGGGTGGTCACCCACACGGACCTCCTCGCCCACCAGGCGCAAAGCCCCCTGGCCCTCCTCCGGCGGGTGGAACGGCTGGAGCTCGCCCGCTACGGGGAGGAGGTGGCCCGGCTGGTGGCGGGCCTGTTCCAGGCGGGGGTCCCCGCCTTGGAGATCGGGCGGGTGGTGGCGGGGCTGAACGACGCCCTGATCCGCCGCCTCCTCCAGGAGGCGGAGCGGACCTTGGGCCCCCCGCCCGTCCCCTACGCCTTCTTCGTCTTCGGCTCCGAGGGCAGGAAGGAACAGGCCCTCCTCACCGACCAGGACAACGCCCTGGCCCTCGCCGAGGAGGGGCACGAGGCCTACTTCCAGGCCCTGGCCGAGCGGGTGGTGGAGGGGCTCGTGGCGGCGGGCATCCCCCCCTGCCCCGGGGGGTACATGGCCACCCGCTGGCGCTTAAGCCTTGCCCGCTGGCAGGAGGTCTTCGCCCGCTGGATGGAGGCCCCCGAGCCCCAGGCCCTCCTGGACGCCCAGATCTTCTTTGACCTCCGCCCCGTGGGAGGGAGCCTCTCCTTGGCGGCGTTGGAGCGGCTCATCCAGGAGAAGGCCAAGGCCGGGGTCTTCCTCTACCACCTGGCCCAGGCGGCCCTCGCCTTCCGCCCGCCCTTGGGCCTCTTCGGCCGGGTGCGCACGGAGGAGGGGTTTATTGACCTCAAGCGGCACGCCCTCGCCCCCATCGTGAGCCTCGCCCGGGTCTACGCCCTCATGGCGGGAAGCCCCGCGCGGCGCACCCCGGAGCGGCTTAAGCAGGGGGCGGAGAAGGGGGCCGTGAGCCTGGAGCTCGCCGAGAGGCTGGAGGAGGCCTACGCCTTCTTCTTCCACCTCCGCCTCAAGGCCCAGCTCCAGGCCCTGAAAGAGGGCAGGCCCCCGGGCAACCGCGTGGTCTACAAGGCCCTCTCCCCCCTGGAAAGGCGCCGGGCCCTCGAGGGGTTCCGCGCCATCCTCGAGGCCCAGGAGGCCCTGGCCCTCCGCTTCCAGATCCGGCTATGA
- a CDS encoding response regulator transcription factor, whose product MAEVLIVDDEESILVPLEFLFRKAGHRVELARTGEEALSRLAERPYALVVLDLMLPGVDGFQVLEALKARTPAPKVLVLTARGREADRAKALALGADAFLAKPFGVQDLMAEARRLLEEG is encoded by the coding sequence ATGGCCGAGGTGCTGATCGTGGACGATGAGGAAAGCATCCTGGTTCCCCTGGAGTTTCTCTTTCGCAAGGCCGGGCACCGGGTGGAGCTGGCGAGGACGGGGGAGGAGGCCCTAAGCCGCCTCGCCGAGAGGCCCTACGCCCTCGTGGTCCTGGACCTCATGCTCCCCGGGGTGGACGGGTTCCAGGTCCTCGAGGCCCTCAAGGCCCGCACCCCCGCCCCCAAGGTCCTGGTCCTCACCGCCAGGGGGCGGGAGGCGGACCGGGCCAAGGCCCTGGCCTTGGGGGCGGACGCCTTCCTGGCCAAACCCTTCGGCGTCCAGGACCTCATGGCGGAGGCGCGCCGCCTCCTGGAGGAAGGATGA